ttatcgataatttttaagTACTAAAGGACATTGTGACAAACGGCTTCCCAACATGAAGTAGTTGGCAGAATTTCTTGTACTTTTCAATCAGAGTCTCTTCTTTTCATACAGGTGCCTTTGGCCTGACCGAGCCCAACCACGGCAGTGATCCCGCCGGCATGGAGACCCGTGCCAAGTACGACAGCAAGAGCAAGACCTACATTCTGAACGGATCCAAGACCTGGATTACGAGTGCGCCCATTGCCGACGTCATAGTGGTTTGGGCCAAGTGCGAGGATGGCAAGGTTCGTGGCTTCCTGGTGGACCGCAAGATATCCGGCCAGGGCCTGGAGACGCCCAAAATCGAGGGAAAGTTCTCGCTGCGCGCCTCGCCCACGGGCATGATCCTGCTGGACGATGTCCGAGTgccggaggagcagctgctccCCAATGTGGCGGGCTTCACGGGACCCTTCACCTGCCTGAACAATGCCCGCTACGGAATCGCCTGGGGCGCCCTGGGAGCAGCCGAGACGTGTGTGGAGATTGCCCGTCAGTATACACTCGATCGCAAGCAGTTCGGTCGCCCCTTGGCCGCCAATCAGTTGATCCAGAAGAAGCTGGCCGATGCCACCACGGAGATTGCCTTGGGTCTGCAGGCTTGTCTGCACTTGGGTCGCCTCAAGGACCAGAAGCTGCACACGCCCGAGATGATTTCACTTTTGAAACGTAATAACACGGGCAAATCCCTGGATATTGCGCGCCAAATGAGGGATGTGCTGGGCGGCAATGGCATCAGCGACGAATATCATGTAATCAGGCATGTGATGAACTTGGAGTCGGTTAACACGTACGAGGGCACGCACGATATTCACGCCTTGATCCTGGGACGAGCCATCACAGGACTGCCTGCATTTGCTAACTAATTCCCCTGTATCCAGGAACTGCATTTACTAAATCCTTTTATGTTCGAGTGTCAATGTGAATAAATGTTAATCAAATCGAATGAGGTGCGAAGAAGGCTGCTACATCTCAAAGTACTCACTTATTTCCCCTCGACTGATAAGCTGATATGCGTAATCTGATCCATATATCATCCGATAAGAGTTTCGGGTGTGGATTTACTTATGAGTAAATCATCATGAGtgagtgaacaaaaaagagttgCTCACTAAACTGAGTGAGTGAACATGTTCCTTTGAACTTGTTCTttattgttcacttgttcatttttgctcacttgttcagtTTGGCTCTCTTACTTGATCTTTTTagttcacttgctcagttgCTCTCTAGCTGTTTCTGGcgcaaaaagtatttttttttcacttttaggATGCATTTTTCATACGATTTTACAGACAATGAGCTGTTTTCTCAGAGCCAGTGAAAAAGTTAAGGACAGAagaagtgagcaagtgaacaagtgaacaagtgaacaagtgaacaagtgagcaagtgaacaggtgaacaagtgagcaagtgaacaagtaaacaagtgagcaaactgagtgagttgactcattgggaaaaaaagaacaagtgaATATGTTCGCACAAATGAGCAGTTTTTACCCAACACTAGATTTACTTACCTCCGCCTCGTACTGCTCGGCTCGGCGCACGGCGTGACCCAACTCCGTGTTCGTTTCGGCCAGCAGCTTCTTGAGCTTGGCGTGCGACATCTTCACCTCGCTGATCTCCTTGTTGCGCTCGGAAAGCTCCTGCTGCAGGGCCCGCACCTCCACGTCATTGGCCTGCATGGGTCGGCACTTGCGGTCGGAACGCTCTTGGTAATCCCGCAGCTCGGCCCGCAGCTTCTTGTTGTCCCGCTCCATGGCCAGTTTCTCGGACTCCAGTCGCTCGCGCTTGCCCCATTCGGAGGCGTTCTCCGCCTGAAGGTGCTCCAGCTCAGTGCGAAGTTCGGTGAGGCTATAGCGAGGCCATAGTTAGACTCTGGTCAGCATATAAAAAGAGATCTGCTGCTTACCGACGCTCGAGATTCTCACGGGCGGCAATCTCCTCCTGCAGCGAGTTGTTAACGATGCGCATCTCAGCACGATGCTGCTCCTGAAGCGTTAGAAGTTCGCGCACTGCCTCCTGCTTGGCCGAGCGCATCTCCTCCTGGCGACCGCGCACATCCTGGATCTCCAGCGTCAGCTTCTCGATGCTCTTGTGCAGCTCCAGCTTCTCACTACGAAAAAAGGGAttgttttagaaaatattggtTTTCAGGAGATCGATTTTACTTACTCCCTTTCCGCCTGAAGGGTTTTCTGTGCCTCGTCCAGCCGCAACTGCAGCATGGATATTTTCTGCATCAAGTAGTCCTCGTCGAAGTCGTCCTTGGAGAGCTGCTGAATAAGGCGCTTCTCCTCGGCAGCCGCCGCCTCGTCCAACTCGGTAAGGTGCTTGGGCATGGCGCCCTTCAGGGCGAACTCCTCGATGTCCAGGTCCTTGACATCGTTGGGCAACTTGGTGACCAGGCCGTCCTCGCTGTTCACATTCTTCAGGCCATCCGAGGAGATGTCCGGCGAGCAGTTGGCGTCCCGGCCGTTGGCCTCCGCATCCTCGCTGGTGTCCGCGCGATGGAACTGGCCGGCGTGCTTCATCATCAGCGAGTGCAccttctccatctccttcttCAGCTGCGTGATCTGCATCTCGAGATCGTTCTTCTCGCGCTTCAGCGAGTGGGCCTCCTTCATGGCGCCGTCCAGTTTGAGGCTCAGCTGCTTGGACTCCTCCCGGGCCTTGTTCCGCTCGTTGCGGACCTGcgaaaagtgaaaagttttGATATTGAACCAACTGGGAAGCCATGGCAACGGCGCTGCTTACCTTACTCCACTTCTCCCGCCAGTTGGCCGTGCAATCGGACCTGGAAACATGGAGAGTTGGGATTAGCAGATGGTTTTAATGAGGATTAGTTACTCCACCTACCACCACTTCATGGTCTTCTCCATTTGCGCCGCCCTGGCGCGAGCTTCGTGCAGTTCCCTCTGCCGCTGGGACTAGGATGGAAATGGGGTTTAATATCTGGAAAATCGGGAAAAGCAGACTTACCTCCCGTGCCTCCCATTCCGTTTCTCCGTATCTAGCCGACATGGTGGTGCCAATGACGCCCACGCCGCCCACTTCGTTTGCCATCGGTCGCCTGCTGCCCACCGGTGCAGCAGTTGCACTTTGCGTCGTGGCCGCAGCCTGTGACATCTTGCTGGTATGCTTTCTCGAGTCCTGGATTGGGTCCTTCTTTCCGCACCACCGCCTAGCTTAACTGTTGCATTGCGGGCGtgtttttgcagttatttagAACAAAGCTGAAACCGaatacagaaaataaattgcaGTGCCATTCGCCCGCGAGCGACagcagctgttgttgtttactAGTCGCGGTGAATGGTTAGAGTCTGCAACTGAGAAGGGTTGCCAAGTGCTTCGAAGTAACGCCAAAAGGTCACACTGGAAAAGCCGCAATTTTtcgtgaaattgttttttctcTGCCGAAACAGTGAAAACTGCTATAAAACATGGCCAAACATCATCCGGATTTGATTTTCTGCCGCAAGCAACCGGGAGTGGGTGAGTTTTCAAGCGAAAACCATTCGTAAACCGGGGTAATTCAATATTGTTTACATATTTCCCCTTCCCCTTACCATGCGGCAGCCATTGGACGCCTGTGCGAGAAAGACGACGGAAAGTGCGTGATCTGCGACTCCTACGTGCGGCCCTGCACCCTGGTTCGAATCTGCGACGAGTGCAACTACGGATCCTACCAGGGAAGGTGCGTCATCTGCGGCGGACCCGGCGTTTCGGATGCCTACTACTGCAAGTCGTGCACCATTCAGGAAAAGGACGTGGGTTTCTAGCTAGTTAGTTTCGGTGGAATCCATCGTATTAATCTGTATTTCCGTTTTTCCAGCGCGACGGCTGCCCCAAGATCGTGAATCTGGGCAGCTCCAAGACTGACCTGTTCTACGAACGCAAGAAATATGGCTTCAAACAGAAGTGAGTTAATTACCTTACGATTAAACCACcctaatatttcttataattcTTATCTTTTTCTCTTTACAGCTACTGAAGTGCTCTCCACTACCTCATACAtttctaataaatttttattgtagTTTAATACATAAACAGAAGCTTTTGATAAATGAATATTTGGAATTTCCTCTTAACTCTAGACGGCCAGCAGTTTCTCGCCGCCATCGAGGTCGTACTGCAGGCACAGGCGGTCGAACTCGGCCGACTTCTTGTCCAGATCGGTGACAAAGTCGCTCTTGGGGTAGAACTGCCGCAGCTGCTCCAGATTCCGGGTGACCGACTCCGCCGGCTTGGCCGTGAGGTGGGCCAGCACCATCAGGTTGATTAGGGTGTCGTAGTCGTTGTGCTTCTTCAGCAGCGACTCGCGCAGCACGGAGTCTGCCTCCTCGTAGCGCTCCAGGCCCAGATGCACCACCGCCTGGCCGTTGAGCAGGGCCGGAGTGGGCTTGAACTTCTCGCAGAACTCCTGGTAGATGTGGAAGGCGTCCTGCATCTGCTCGGTGCCCTGGGCGAGGGCCACCCAGGCCTGGGCGAGCTGGGTCAGCGTGGCGTCGTCGCTGATCTCCTGCATCTTGGCCACCAGCTGCTTGGCCAAGTCGACGCGCTGCAGGCGCAGCAGGCACTGCACCGACAGGGCCATGGACTCCAAATTGGTGGAGCCGTGCAGGATCTTCAGGGCGTTCTCGAACTGCCCGTCGTGGCAGTAGACGATGGCGGTGGCGATGTGCCAGATGTTCGTCTCGTCCTCCCCCGCGGCCACCTTGTCCGTGAGCTTCTCCAGCAGCTCCTCCGTCCGCGAGGGCTGCTCGAAGGCTTCGTGCA
The genomic region above belongs to Drosophila takahashii strain IR98-3 E-12201 chromosome 2L, DtakHiC1v2, whole genome shotgun sequence and contains:
- the LOC108067315 gene encoding glutaryl-CoA dehydrogenase, mitochondrial; translation: MIAQSVISKLRPCARRLASSSSKAAAPKFNWQDPLNLESQLTEEEVAIRDAFRGYCQAELLPRVKLANRLETFDKKIMEEIGSLGVLGCTIKGYGCAGVSSVAYGLLTREVERVDSAYRSAVSVQSSLAMGAIYDFGSEEQKQRYLPSMAEGKLIGAFGLTEPNHGSDPAGMETRAKYDSKSKTYILNGSKTWITSAPIADVIVVWAKCEDGKVRGFLVDRKISGQGLETPKIEGKFSLRASPTGMILLDDVRVPEEQLLPNVAGFTGPFTCLNNARYGIAWGALGAAETCVEIARQYTLDRKQFGRPLAANQLIQKKLADATTEIALGLQACLHLGRLKDQKLHTPEMISLLKRNNTGKSLDIARQMRDVLGGNGISDEYHVIRHVMNLESVNTYEGTHDIHALILGRAITGLPAFAN
- the LOC108067314 gene encoding coiled-coil domain-containing protein 102A isoform X1; translated protein: MSQAAATTQSATAAPVGSRRPMANEVGGVGVIGTTMSARYGETEWEARESQRQRELHEARARAAQMEKTMKWWSDCTANWREKWSKVRNERNKAREESKQLSLKLDGAMKEAHSLKREKNDLEMQITQLKKEMEKVHSLMMKHAGQFHRADTSEDAEANGRDANCSPDISSDGLKNVNSEDGLVTKLPNDVKDLDIEEFALKGAMPKHLTELDEAAAAEEKRLIQQLSKDDFDEDYLMQKISMLQLRLDEAQKTLQAERDEKLELHKSIEKLTLEIQDVRGRQEEMRSAKQEAVRELLTLQEQHRAEMRIVNNSLQEEIAARENLERRLTELRTELEHLQAENASEWGKRERLESEKLAMERDNKKLRAELRDYQERSDRKCRPMQANDVEVRALQQELSERNKEISEVKMSHAKLKKLLAETNTELGHAVRRAEQYEAEVKRLRQRVEELKRELAGAEDELDSAVNQVRRLQRSNDELVGQTEGLQVQIQHLQNRRAPSPQLRGMGGVQLRNKIAVELPNDCLPNINDLRQIFDDSQACLRSSHNGSDAAAHHAASVKRSSHTERTLLQQQQSSAAASAAAAAAAAAAFFDAKPTHLEENIFESKSRNLEFERAKQKFDNPHGQHHHHHQRQRSGNGRYGSAGSNASRANLALPLKGMNNGGSSSASSKDELNRQLYEKEQSAGAGYARNSINLDGLKVSDDETP
- the LOC108067314 gene encoding coiled-coil domain-containing protein 102A isoform X2, producing the protein MSQAAATTQSATAAPVGSRRPMANEVGGVGVIGTTMSARYGETEWEARESQRQRELHEARARAAQMEKTMKWWSDCTANWREKWSKVRNERNKAREESKQLSLKLDGAMKEAHSLKREKNDLEMQITQLKKEMEKVHSLMMKHAGQFHRADTSEDAEANGRDANCSPDISSDGLKNVNSEDGLVTKLPNDVKDLDIEEFALKGAMPKHLTELDEAAAAEEKRLIQQLSKDDFDEDYLMQKISMLQLRLDEAQKTLQAERDEKLELHKSIEKLTLEIQDVRGRQEEMRSAKQEAVRELLTLQEQHRAEMRIVNNSLQEEIAARENLERRLTELRTELEHLQAENASEWGKRERLESEKLAMERDNKKLRAELRDYQERSDRKCRPMQANDVEVRALQQELSERNKEISEVKMSHAKLKKLLAETNTELGHAVRRAEQYEAEVKRLRQRVEELKRELAGAEDELDSAVNQVRRLQRSNDELVGQTEGLQVQIQHLQNRLRSYGSTSLLLDDETEGNSD
- the Phf5a gene encoding PHD finger-like domain-containing protein 5A: MAKHHPDLIFCRKQPGVAIGRLCEKDDGKCVICDSYVRPCTLVRICDECNYGSYQGRCVICGGPGVSDAYYCKSCTIQEKDRDGCPKIVNLGSSKTDLFYERKKYGFKQNY
- the epsilonCOP gene encoding coatomer subunit epsilon, with the protein product MSRQQNEEDTNSALFDARNEYYIGNFMGSINFVLPEQGTAGSELLSYMYLSYLAIDSGRIVASDIKEGNATPLQALRLVHEAFEQPSRTEELLEKLTDKVAAGEDETNIWHIATAIVYCHDGQFENALKILHGSTNLESMALSVQCLLRLQRVDLAKQLVAKMQEISDDATLTQLAQAWVALAQGTEQMQDAFHIYQEFCEKFKPTPALLNGQAVVHLGLERYEEADSVLRESLLKKHNDYDTLINLMVLAHLTAKPAESVTRNLEQLRQFYPKSDFVTDLDKKSAEFDRLCLQYDLDGGEKLLAV